TGGACGGTCCGGTAGTCGTCACGCGGCGTACCGCCGGTGTCCAGCGCGGTCTCGTCGGTGGTCGTCGACTTCCACTCCGCCTCGGCTTCGGCGACCGGGTCGGCCACCGTCGGGGCGCTCAGTTGCTCCGTGACGTCCGGCTCCTCCCGGCGGAGCCGGTCCTCCAGCGGTTCACCCTCGCGCTGCTCGTTCGCGGTGGTGCCGAACTCGGTCGCGCCGAGCGGCCGGTCGGCGGGCAGAGCAGCAGGCGACGGGCCGTCCGCCGCCCGGGCCGAATCCCGATCCGGGTTCGCGGACGAGTCGTCGTCGGCGTACCCCGGAAGTCCCTCGGCCTCCGGGTCGGTGACCGGTTCGGCGTAATGCTCGGTGCTCATGGGTCCTCCGGCTCGAGTCGGATAGGTCGTGGTTGTGCCTACCCACCCGAGCCACGGTCATACCTGGCACTGTCACGACGCGTGCTCTGAGCTGCTGCTACGGCGGCCCAGGCGCCCAGGTCGAATTGAAGGGCGTCGGATGCATGACGACGAGGCGATGCAGGGCCTCGACGTGCAGTCGCAGATCGGGGTGGCGGGCCACCAGGTCGTACAGGGACTGGTACGGCCCGTTCCTCTCCCGATCCCGAAGGATCCGGCCGGACAGATCGAACGTGACCCCGGGGACCCGGACGAGTACGTACTCCGGAGCGGCGTTGACGTCGACCAGACCGCCGTCACTGAACCAGCGGGGGAGATCCGGGCGCCCGATCCGAAGTTCCCGTGCCATCTCCGGGTGATGGGTGAGGATCTGGAGCGCCCGCTCCCGGTCCATGCGGGCGGTTATCTCCGCGGCGTCGTCGTGCGACGTCGTGACCGTCTGTTGCGCCTCCGTGATCACCAGCGCGAACACGTGAGCGGCGCCGACGAACGGCGGAAAGATCCAGCCGGGGAGCGCCATGGTGTCCCAGATCGTCCACGGTGGGTTGGGCCCGTCGACCGGCGAATTCGCCACTCCGACGATCCACAGCACCGTGACGACGAGGTACAACGCCGCGCAGATCGCGTTCGGGAGGCTACACCGTCGAACCGCCAGGTAGCCGATGAGGGCCCAGGTCATGGTGCCGAACGTGCAGACCGGGACGGCGGTGAGGAGCAACGCCTTCATCCACGTGACCCAGGTGAGTACGGGCGACGGCGGCAGTGGTCCGAGTGGGCCGAGGTAGGGCGGGCGTTCGAACACGGCGCCGGGCACGCCGAACGACGTCGTCGACGGGG
This region of Cryptosporangium minutisporangium genomic DNA includes:
- a CDS encoding DUF5709 domain-containing protein, translating into MSTEHYAEPVTDPEAEGLPGYADDDSSANPDRDSARAADGPSPAALPADRPLGATEFGTTANEQREGEPLEDRLRREEPDVTEQLSAPTVADPVAEAEAEWKSTTTDETALDTGGTPRDDYRTVHTTRDLDADDVAAEIDGEAPPAEDAETAATMEGIDPHTDSPVSVYDRGVDDVAGRLVEPDEGAHVDDEPDAIADERGIGGATAEEQAIHVVRDLP